Proteins found in one Negativicutes bacterium genomic segment:
- the nhaA gene encoding Na+/H+ antiporter NhaA, whose protein sequence is MEKYTLKPLKTVTTFLSYPFKSFMQANSLGGNLLLLSLILGLFLANSQYQNQYHALWQQHLGFFWGDYKFEKSMLHFINDGLMAIFFFLVGLEIKRELLVGELSVPKKALFPVAAALGGVIFPAIFFSLLQFGNAETLRGWAVPTATDIAFALGILSLLGSKVPISLKIFLTALAIVDDIVAILLIGIFYSAPPNLIALAVATILLFVMFYLNHYGIRNLSVYLFLAILLWYAIFLSGIHATLAGVLAAFTIPVKVSLTRQAAADKSKKLVKKLHDLSSSSAEILGDKAYQKVLSQLSKIYVQAGTPLERLEHKLHPLVSYFILPLFAFANSGITIDGAMFYSLLEPLSLGIIFGLCFGKPIGITFICYLLDKLKLTEKPANMSWQQLWASGFFAGIGFTMSILIASLAFDNIHLLNQAKLSIIVASALAIILGTLLLLLDPKTNTPPKH, encoded by the coding sequence GTGGAAAAATACACTTTAAAACCTTTAAAGACGGTAACAACCTTTCTATCTTATCCCTTTAAAAGTTTTATGCAAGCAAATTCCTTAGGCGGAAATTTGTTATTGCTCTCATTAATTCTCGGTTTGTTCTTGGCAAATTCACAATATCAAAATCAATATCATGCTCTTTGGCAACAACATCTCGGTTTTTTCTGGGGTGATTATAAATTTGAAAAAAGTATGCTTCATTTTATTAATGATGGTCTGATGGCAATATTCTTTTTTCTAGTGGGTCTAGAAATAAAACGGGAGTTATTGGTCGGTGAACTTTCCGTACCAAAAAAAGCACTATTTCCGGTGGCTGCCGCACTGGGTGGAGTTATCTTTCCTGCCATATTTTTTTCACTCTTACAATTCGGTAATGCTGAAACACTGCGCGGTTGGGCTGTACCAACAGCAACTGATATCGCCTTTGCTTTAGGAATCTTATCGCTTTTAGGCAGTAAAGTTCCAATATCTTTGAAAATTTTTCTGACTGCCTTAGCAATCGTTGATGATATTGTAGCGATCTTACTAATTGGTATTTTTTATTCGGCGCCACCGAATTTAATAGCTTTGGCTGTTGCTACGATTTTATTATTTGTCATGTTTTATTTAAATCATTATGGCATTAGAAACCTTTCGGTTTACCTTTTTTTAGCCATTTTATTATGGTACGCTATTTTTCTGTCGGGGATTCATGCCACATTAGCCGGCGTCTTGGCAGCCTTTACTATTCCGGTTAAGGTTAGCTTAACTCGCCAAGCTGCTGCTGATAAAAGTAAAAAACTAGTTAAAAAATTACATGATTTAAGCTCTTCTTCCGCCGAAATTCTTGGCGATAAAGCTTATCAAAAAGTATTATCACAGCTGTCTAAAATCTATGTTCAAGCCGGTACGCCCCTAGAACGCTTAGAACATAAATTACATCCATTGGTGTCTTATTTTATTTTACCGTTATTTGCTTTTGCTAACAGCGGAATCACTATTGATGGTGCCATGTTTTATAGTCTATTAGAACCGCTCTCACTAGGGATTATCTTCGGCCTATGCTTTGGTAAACCTATTGGGATAACCTTCATTTGCTATTTGCTGGATAAATTAAAATTGACTGAAAAACCTGCTAATATGTCGTGGCAACAATTATGGGCTAGTGGCTTTTTTGCCGGGATCGGCTTTACCATGTCAATTTTAATTGCGAGCTTAGCCTTTGATAACATTCACTTATTAAATCAAGCTAAACTTAGCATTATCGTTGCTTCTGCTTTAGCCATTATCCTCGGCACTCTTTTATTATTGCTTGACCCTAAAACTAATACTCCACCAAAACATTGA
- a CDS encoding diguanylate cyclase translates to MKTKHYIYKNLILFSVAPLIIFIAILHFVAWQEQSTDFENKLMLINNNAVQDIGKFIRERENLVQILSQIDRIKMFLAEQQKGDLATENEKLYINTIFQRIQENQEANLLQDEKEKIVFELNLIDKTGIIVASNITTNIKQKSPKFTELQQYNNNDNVYISNLLGDYNNKTSLLVFAKPVYYNDNYVGFIQLIIDKKNIEINTISNEYKTVKLLVFDKGSNFIKKSADNNNPVMKDVYEDNEADSELISKWFSVNKTEQSKGFLSYRNKNGQQLAYYSNIPNTSWAVVATADKQELIRLFEKRILLASLGVAIFCFCLALGGWILTQKITKPLQDFIEILGKVKAGDFSAKFSSKEGEFSEVAYIFNTLMEKINKDKHELLQREECHRIIMESAQESIFEWDLEGDTVYRSGKITDKYHYQKIYDEDHKIIPPHTFFVHPDDRELYLNHMRDVLAGKTVPEIDIRARLNQSSEFNWYLLISKAVLNEKNEVSKVIVLLRDVDKLKKEVEELQLRAQVDLLTGLYNKVTTENFIRKYLNNNARVGKHALIICDLDNFKKLNDTLGHAKGDRLLKGFTENLKLSFRKDDIVGRVGGDEFIIFLKNVKSNEAILSKIEAVQKALADYYDINSRQGEQVCIADISVSFGVAFSPADGITFEELYEKADTALYLSKSRGKGRLTIFTQEKENDLT, encoded by the coding sequence ATGAAAACTAAACACTATATTTATAAGAACTTAATATTGTTTTCTGTAGCACCGCTAATAATTTTCATTGCTATCTTACATTTTGTAGCTTGGCAGGAGCAAAGTACTGATTTTGAAAATAAGTTAATGTTAATTAATAATAATGCAGTGCAAGATATTGGTAAATTCATTAGAGAACGCGAAAATTTGGTGCAAATATTATCGCAGATTGATAGGATAAAAATGTTTTTAGCGGAGCAGCAGAAGGGCGATTTAGCTACCGAGAATGAAAAACTATATATCAATACAATTTTTCAAAGAATTCAAGAAAATCAAGAAGCAAACTTATTACAAGATGAAAAAGAAAAGATTGTTTTTGAACTTAACCTGATAGATAAAACCGGTATTATTGTGGCTAGTAATATTACAACAAATATTAAGCAAAAAAGTCCGAAATTCACAGAACTACAGCAATATAACAATAATGATAATGTGTATATTTCTAATTTATTAGGTGACTATAACAATAAAACCAGCTTGTTGGTCTTTGCTAAGCCAGTATATTATAACGATAATTATGTAGGGTTTATTCAATTAATAATAGATAAGAAAAATATTGAAATAAACACAATTTCTAACGAATATAAGACCGTAAAGTTATTGGTTTTTGATAAAGGTAGCAATTTTATTAAAAAATCAGCAGATAACAATAATCCGGTAATGAAAGATGTCTATGAAGATAATGAAGCTGACTCCGAGCTGATTAGTAAATGGTTTTCGGTTAATAAAACAGAGCAGAGTAAAGGCTTTTTAAGTTATCGCAACAAAAATGGTCAGCAACTAGCTTATTATAGTAATATTCCTAATACTTCATGGGCTGTTGTTGCCACTGCTGATAAACAGGAGTTAATTCGGCTATTTGAAAAAAGAATTTTATTGGCAAGTTTAGGTGTAGCAATTTTCTGTTTTTGCTTAGCTCTTGGTGGCTGGATTTTAACGCAAAAAATAACCAAGCCCTTACAAGATTTTATTGAAATTTTAGGAAAAGTAAAAGCCGGAGACTTTTCGGCAAAGTTTAGTAGCAAAGAAGGCGAATTTTCTGAAGTAGCGTACATTTTCAATACCTTGATGGAAAAAATTAATAAAGATAAGCATGAATTATTACAACGTGAAGAATGTCATCGCATTATTATGGAAAGTGCACAGGAGAGTATTTTTGAATGGGACTTAGAAGGTGATACGGTGTATCGCTCCGGCAAAATTACTGATAAATATCATTATCAAAAGATTTACGATGAAGACCATAAAATAATTCCGCCCCACACTTTTTTTGTGCATCCTGATGATCGGGAATTATATTTAAATCATATGCGGGATGTTTTGGCGGGCAAAACAGTGCCGGAAATTGATATTAGGGCAAGATTAAATCAAAGTAGTGAATTTAATTGGTATTTATTAATTAGTAAAGCGGTTCTAAATGAGAAAAATGAAGTTAGTAAAGTGATTGTATTATTGCGTGATGTGGATAAATTGAAAAAAGAGGTAGAAGAACTTCAGTTAAGAGCACAGGTAGACTTATTAACGGGTTTATATAATAAGGTTACGACAGAAAATTTCATTAGAAAATATTTAAATAATAATGCTAGAGTCGGTAAACATGCCTTAATAATCTGTGATTTGGATAATTTTAAAAAGCTCAATGATACGTTAGGGCATGCGAAAGGTGACCGATTATTAAAAGGTTTTACTGAAAATTTAAAATTATCTTTTCGCAAAGATGATATTGTCGGACGAGTTGGTGGCGACGAGTTTATTATTTTCTTAAAAAATGTTAAAAGTAATGAAGCTATTCTTAGTAAAATTGAAGCGGTGCAAAAAGCCTTAGCGGATTATTACGACATTAATTCACGCCAAGGGGAGCAGGTTTGTATTGCTGATATTAGTGTGAGTTTTGGGGTAGCGTTTTCGCCAGCGGACGGGATTACTTTTGAAGAGCTTTATGAAAAAGCTGATACGGCCTTATATTTATCGAAAAGCAGAGGCAAAGGTCGGTTAACAATTTTCACACAGGAAAAAGAAAATGATTTAACTTAA